In Luteitalea sp. TBR-22, one genomic interval encodes:
- a CDS encoding molybdopterin cofactor-binding domain-containing protein: MNATRVSRRAFLGGAAASGAFILGTRLVPVSVFSADVAAQAAWEPGVYLAILPDGLVQIVAHRSEMGTGIRTSLPLVVADELDADWSKVKVVQAIGDKKYGSQNTDGSCSIRDFHEAMRVAGASARTMLEQAAAKQWNVPVAEVAVRSHAVVHEKSGKSAGFGELVATARTLPVPDAKSLRFKKPEDYRYVGKPVPVVDLDPIVKGTATYGIDVERPGMVFATIARPPVLGSTLAGVDDAAARATAGVKDVVKLPHATPPYGFKALGGVAVVGDSTWAAIKGREALKVHWGASPNSSFDSATFKKSLMDVVRTPGRVVRDQGDAEKALAGAANVHEATYYTPMLAHAPMEPPMAVAEVKDGKAEVWTCTQNPQAVQDTVAEALGIKAEDVTCHVTLLGGGFGRKSKPDYCAEAALLARQVGKPVKVVWTREDDLQFDYFHAPAAMYMKAAVDASGLPTSLLARTAFPPIGSTFDEKEQYGGFQVGMGFSDIPYRIANLRVENNPSPSPVRIGWMRSVAHIHHAFAVQSFTDELAAAAKADRVQYLLKLIGEPRVIDLAAEGVKGARPNPKHPFDTARLRRVIELVAEKSGWANKPATAGRALGIAAHYSFLSYIATVVEVEVNARGQVKIPTVHVAVDPGLVISPDRVKAQFEGAAVFGTSIAMLSEITATGGRIDQQNISTYVLARQVEAPRETHVHIVPSTAAPAGVGEPGVPPMAPAIANAIFAATGKRLRELPIRRVSNS, from the coding sequence ATGAACGCGACCCGCGTCTCGCGTCGGGCCTTCCTCGGCGGCGCTGCCGCCAGCGGCGCGTTCATCCTCGGCACCAGGCTCGTGCCGGTGTCGGTGTTCTCGGCCGACGTGGCCGCCCAGGCCGCGTGGGAGCCGGGCGTCTATCTCGCCATCCTGCCCGACGGACTCGTGCAGATCGTCGCGCACCGATCCGAGATGGGCACCGGCATCCGCACGTCGCTCCCGCTCGTCGTGGCCGACGAACTCGACGCCGACTGGTCGAAGGTGAAGGTCGTGCAGGCGATCGGCGACAAGAAGTACGGCTCGCAGAACACCGACGGGTCGTGCTCCATCCGCGACTTCCACGAGGCCATGCGCGTGGCGGGGGCGAGCGCGCGCACGATGCTCGAGCAGGCGGCCGCGAAGCAGTGGAACGTGCCCGTCGCGGAGGTGGCGGTACGCAGCCACGCCGTCGTGCACGAGAAGAGCGGCAAGTCGGCAGGTTTCGGCGAACTGGTGGCGACGGCGCGCACCCTGCCGGTGCCTGATGCGAAGTCGCTCCGCTTCAAGAAGCCGGAGGACTATCGCTACGTCGGCAAGCCGGTGCCCGTCGTCGACCTCGATCCGATCGTGAAGGGCACGGCGACCTACGGCATCGACGTCGAGCGGCCGGGGATGGTGTTTGCCACGATCGCGCGTCCGCCCGTGCTCGGCAGCACGCTGGCGGGCGTCGACGACGCGGCGGCGCGCGCGACCGCCGGCGTCAAGGACGTGGTGAAGCTCCCGCACGCCACGCCGCCCTATGGGTTCAAGGCGCTCGGCGGCGTCGCCGTTGTCGGCGACTCGACCTGGGCGGCCATCAAGGGCCGCGAGGCGCTGAAGGTGCATTGGGGCGCCAGTCCCAACAGCAGCTTCGACTCGGCGACGTTCAAGAAGAGCCTGATGGACGTCGTCAGGACGCCGGGCCGCGTCGTGCGCGATCAGGGTGACGCGGAGAAGGCGCTCGCCGGCGCAGCCAACGTGCACGAAGCGACGTACTACACGCCGATGCTGGCGCACGCCCCGATGGAGCCGCCGATGGCGGTGGCCGAGGTGAAGGACGGCAAGGCGGAGGTCTGGACCTGCACGCAGAATCCCCAGGCCGTGCAGGACACCGTGGCCGAGGCACTCGGCATCAAGGCCGAGGACGTCACCTGCCACGTGACGCTGCTCGGCGGCGGCTTCGGTCGCAAGTCCAAGCCTGACTACTGCGCCGAGGCCGCGCTGCTCGCCCGGCAGGTGGGCAAGCCGGTCAAGGTCGTGTGGACGCGCGAGGACGACCTGCAGTTCGACTACTTCCATGCGCCGGCCGCGATGTACATGAAGGCGGCGGTCGACGCCTCGGGCCTGCCGACCAGCCTGCTGGCGCGCACCGCGTTCCCGCCGATCGGCTCCACCTTCGACGAGAAGGAGCAGTACGGCGGCTTCCAGGTGGGCATGGGCTTCTCGGACATCCCGTACCGGATTGCCAACCTGCGCGTCGAGAACAACCCGTCGCCCTCGCCGGTGCGCATCGGGTGGATGCGCTCGGTGGCCCACATCCACCACGCGTTCGCCGTCCAGAGCTTCACCGACGAACTGGCCGCGGCGGCCAAGGCCGATCGGGTGCAGTACCTCCTGAAGCTGATCGGCGAGCCGCGTGTCATCGACCTGGCGGCCGAAGGGGTGAAGGGCGCCCGTCCGAACCCGAAGCACCCGTTCGACACGGCACGCCTGCGCCGCGTGATCGAGCTGGTGGCCGAGAAGTCGGGCTGGGCCAACAAGCCCGCCACCGCCGGGCGTGCCCTCGGCATCGCCGCGCACTACAGCTTCCTCAGCTACATCGCCACGGTGGTGGAGGTGGAGGTCAACGCGCGCGGACAGGTGAAGATCCCGACGGTGCACGTGGCCGTCGATCCGGGGCTCGTCATCAGCCCGGACCGCGTGAAGGCGCAGTTCGAGGGCGCGGCGGTGTTCGGCACCAGCATCGCGATGCTGAGCGAGATCACCGCCACGGGCGGCAGGATCGATCAGCAGAACATCTCGACCTACGTGCTGGCGCGGCAGGTCGAGGCGCCGCGCGAGACCCACGTCCACATCGTTCCCAGCACGGCGGCCCCCGCCGGTGTGGGCGAGCCTGGTGTGCCGCCGATGGCGCCGGCGATCGCCAATGCGATCTTTGCCGCCACCGGCAAGCGTCTGCGCGAGTTGCCGATCAGGCGGGTGTCCAACAGCTGA
- a CDS encoding serine/threonine-protein kinase, which produces MTPEQWARVTALFGEARDLPADERAAFLDRACGDDTLVRREVLGLLEADRDDGFLEGGAAVQPVDLLDEAGGRELAPGETLGPYVVERLLARGGMGVLYVALDPRLGRKVTLKVLPAATARDPQARARLQREARTAAQLRHPHIVSVHALEEIGSTPVIVAEYVEGQTLAEVLASEGPLPRERWHDVARALAEALGAAHAAQVVHRDVKPANVVLGRDGVRLIDFGIALATTAEGDTRLTHVGHFTGTMLAQAPEVLDGGQPSALSDQFQFGLVLYEAASGRHAFGEGPVAGVWARMLRDEPTPLSVVARDLWPDDIAIVHRCLSRQPGDRFGSMGEVAQALAAARASATSQAIAPVASVPDAVRTAAAPPWHDVHHAVTAALYIGLLWPGSSVAGALPPRWRTPGYMALVTLASTATSLRLHLWFSVKHYPRPVAQARQRLWPLLTTLDVVYASVLAGLALHAGETRLVAALVTAGLAVCLLMASLVIEPATRRASEI; this is translated from the coding sequence GTGACGCCGGAGCAGTGGGCGCGCGTCACCGCGCTCTTCGGCGAGGCTCGCGACCTGCCGGCCGACGAGCGCGCCGCCTTCCTCGATCGCGCCTGCGGCGACGACACGCTCGTCCGTCGCGAGGTGCTCGGCCTGCTCGAGGCCGACCGTGACGACGGGTTCCTCGAGGGCGGCGCAGCGGTGCAGCCGGTCGACCTGCTCGACGAGGCCGGCGGGCGCGAACTCGCGCCCGGCGAGACGCTGGGACCCTACGTCGTCGAGCGACTGCTGGCGCGCGGCGGGATGGGCGTGTTGTACGTGGCGCTCGACCCGCGACTCGGGCGCAAGGTCACGCTGAAGGTGCTGCCGGCCGCCACGGCGCGCGACCCGCAGGCGCGGGCGCGCCTGCAGCGTGAGGCACGCACGGCGGCGCAACTGCGCCATCCGCACATCGTCTCGGTGCACGCCCTCGAGGAGATCGGCAGCACCCCCGTGATCGTCGCCGAGTACGTCGAAGGGCAGACCCTGGCCGAGGTGCTGGCAAGCGAGGGACCGCTGCCGCGCGAGCGCTGGCACGACGTGGCCCGGGCGCTGGCGGAAGCGCTCGGAGCTGCGCATGCCGCGCAGGTCGTGCACCGCGACGTGAAGCCGGCCAACGTGGTGCTCGGCCGCGACGGGGTGCGGTTGATCGACTTCGGCATCGCCCTGGCGACGACCGCCGAGGGCGACACGCGACTCACGCACGTGGGGCACTTCACGGGGACGATGCTGGCGCAGGCGCCGGAGGTGCTCGACGGCGGGCAGCCGTCGGCGCTGTCGGACCAGTTCCAGTTCGGCCTCGTGCTCTACGAAGCGGCCAGCGGGCGGCACGCGTTCGGCGAGGGACCGGTGGCCGGCGTGTGGGCGCGCATGCTGCGCGACGAGCCCACGCCGTTGTCGGTCGTGGCGAGAGACCTCTGGCCCGACGACATCGCCATCGTCCATCGGTGCCTCTCTCGGCAGCCCGGCGATCGATTCGGGTCGATGGGCGAGGTGGCGCAGGCGCTCGCCGCAGCACGCGCCTCGGCGACCTCGCAGGCGATTGCACCGGTGGCCTCCGTGCCGGACGCAGTGCGGACCGCCGCCGCGCCGCCGTGGCACGACGTGCACCATGCGGTGACGGCCGCGCTCTACATCGGCCTGCTGTGGCCGGGGTCCTCGGTGGCCGGCGCGCTCCCGCCGCGCTGGCGGACGCCCGGCTACATGGCGCTGGTCACCCTGGCCTCCACCGCCACGTCACTGCGCCTGCACCTGTGGTTCAGCGTGAAGCACTACCCGCGTCCGGTCGCCCAGGCGCGGCAGCGGTTGTGGCCGTTGCTGACGACCCTCGACGTCGTCTACGCCAGCGTGCTCGCAGGACTGGCGCTGCATGCGGGCGAGACCCGCCTGGTGGCCGCCCTGGTCACCGCGGGCCTCGCGGTGTGCCTGCTGATGGCGTCGCTGGTGATCGAGCCCGCGACGAGACGTGCATCAGAAATTTGA
- the rsgA gene encoding ribosome small subunit-dependent GTPase A encodes MDAEVTLEVLGWDARWAEAWAAHHHDGDGRVPARVVVESQHIYRVHTGREDLLARITGRIRHKFASREAFPAVGDWVALKPAGAAEEMARIVDVLPRRGRFVRKAAGTAAEAQVVAANVDVVFLVSGLDHDFSVRRIERYLLAAMEGGASPVIVLNKADLPRDQDEVRHALGPVAGHVPVVMMSARSGVGVDELRAHIGPGRTAAFLGSSGVGKSTLINRLIGRDVQRTAEVRESDSKGRHTTTHRELVVLPGGGLLIDTPGMRELQLWDVSTGLDDAFEDIATLGVGCRFRDCTHDTEPDCTVKVAVAEGRLAAERLANYQRLRKEVLAKPVEEADIKAAAERRRDERVASKALKKLYSNRLKTQDSGR; translated from the coding sequence ATGGACGCTGAGGTGACCCTCGAGGTGCTCGGCTGGGATGCGCGCTGGGCCGAGGCGTGGGCCGCGCATCACCACGACGGCGATGGCCGCGTCCCCGCCCGCGTTGTCGTCGAAAGCCAGCACATCTACCGCGTCCACACGGGGCGTGAGGACCTGCTCGCGCGCATCACGGGCCGCATCCGTCACAAGTTCGCCAGCCGGGAGGCGTTTCCAGCGGTAGGCGACTGGGTCGCCCTCAAGCCGGCCGGCGCCGCCGAGGAGATGGCCCGCATCGTCGACGTGCTGCCACGGCGCGGACGCTTCGTCCGCAAGGCAGCGGGCACGGCCGCGGAAGCGCAGGTGGTCGCGGCCAACGTCGACGTGGTCTTCCTCGTGAGCGGCCTCGACCACGACTTCAGCGTCCGTCGCATCGAGCGCTACCTCCTGGCCGCGATGGAGGGGGGCGCCTCGCCCGTGATTGTCCTGAACAAGGCCGACCTGCCGCGCGATCAGGACGAAGTGCGTCACGCGCTCGGCCCGGTCGCGGGGCACGTGCCCGTCGTGATGATGAGCGCCAGGTCCGGCGTCGGCGTCGACGAGCTCCGCGCGCACATCGGACCAGGGCGCACCGCAGCCTTCCTCGGATCCTCCGGGGTCGGCAAGTCCACGCTCATCAACCGCCTCATCGGCCGTGACGTGCAGCGCACCGCTGAAGTGCGCGAGAGCGACAGCAAGGGCCGTCACACGACCACGCACCGCGAACTGGTGGTGCTGCCGGGTGGTGGCCTGCTGATCGACACGCCGGGCATGCGCGAACTGCAGTTGTGGGACGTGTCGACGGGCCTCGACGACGCGTTCGAGGACATCGCCACGCTAGGCGTAGGGTGCCGCTTCCGCGACTGCACGCACGACACGGAGCCGGACTGCACCGTGAAAGTCGCCGTGGCCGAGGGCCGGCTCGCGGCGGAACGCCTCGCGAACTACCAGCGCCTCCGCAAGGAGGTGCTCGCCAAGCCCGTCGAGGAGGCCGACATCAAGGCCGCCGCCGAGCGCCGCCGCGACGAGCGCGTGGCGTCGAAGGCGTTGAAGAAGCTGTACTCGAACAGGCTCAAGACTCAGGACTCAGGGCGCTGA
- a CDS encoding sigma-70 family RNA polymerase sigma factor, which yields MSHPDEPARQRGQDALDALWPEVYQDLRRLAGHYVRGERDAITLQPTALVHEAYVRLLREANTSWVNRAHFCAIAANAMRQILVEQARARHALKRGGDSIRVTLVDDAAAAPGGDPDVEALDEALTALAELEPRQARLVELRYFGGLTIEEAAAELGVAPATAKRDWALARAWLRRRLSTGAGT from the coding sequence ATGTCGCACCCGGACGAGCCAGCTCGGCAACGAGGGCAGGATGCCCTCGATGCGCTGTGGCCGGAGGTCTACCAGGACCTGCGGCGGCTGGCCGGGCACTATGTGCGCGGCGAGCGCGACGCGATCACCCTGCAGCCCACGGCGCTCGTGCACGAGGCCTACGTGCGGCTGCTGCGCGAGGCCAACACGTCCTGGGTCAACCGCGCCCACTTCTGCGCCATCGCCGCCAACGCGATGCGGCAGATCCTGGTCGAGCAGGCCCGGGCGCGGCACGCCCTCAAGCGCGGCGGCGACAGCATCCGCGTGACGCTCGTCGACGATGCAGCGGCCGCGCCCGGTGGCGATCCCGACGTCGAGGCTCTCGACGAGGCGCTGACCGCGCTCGCCGAGCTGGAGCCTCGACAGGCCCGGCTGGTCGAGTTGCGCTACTTCGGCGGCCTGACCATCGAGGAGGCTGCGGCCGAACTCGGCGTCGCGCCCGCGACGGCGAAGCGCGACTGGGCGCTCGCGCGGGCGTGGCTCCGTCGCCGCCTTTCCACGGGAGCCGGGACGTGA
- a CDS encoding S9 family peptidase: protein MMRLPFACRLVLPATLLVAAPVLGQSPAPATTAATPTPRRITLADVDRIASVRDPQRSPDGQWVAYAVSTVDVAKDKSDTDIWMVKWDGSETVRLTSAGESESSARWSPDGKWISFLRQDEKKKSQVWTLSRLGGEAQKLTDIAGGVSDYVWAPDGRSLVLVSRDVDPTAGEDKPDKAPKPIEIETFKFKRDMVGYVDGKLRTHLYLFDVAAKTTTQLTSGAWDDSAPAISPDGRHVAFLSARSDAREKSSVREVYVVEAKAGATPRQVSTKVARHADPLAFSPDGSKLLYMEGGDPRYDAYEQFHIAVVPVAGGPAVNLTPTLDRPVGDAVWSRDGSRITFVVADDRERYVATVPAAGGAVTRVTRGQQVVSSLAESRADGNVALVVSTPTQADEIFALDGGTLRKLTTHNDWMARELTLGTLKPVEFTNKEGVRIGALLTLPPGTTTASKLPFVLHIHGGPNGQDNYGFMFDREWIAANGYAVLQVNYRGSHGRGQAFQSAIYGDWGNKEVADLLAGVDWAIKEGIADPNRLGIGGWSYGGILTNYTIASDPRFKGAVSGAGSSLQLTMYGTDQYIVQYETEMGQPWKNMERWMKVSYPFFKVEQIRTPTMFMAGEKDFNVPAIGSEQMYQALKSIGTPTRLVIYPGQFHGITRPSYRRHRLEQWVKWFDTYVKTGAGAPTTAGAAATSGRD, encoded by the coding sequence ATGATGCGCTTGCCGTTCGCCTGCCGACTCGTGCTGCCGGCCACCCTGCTGGTCGCCGCCCCCGTCCTGGGCCAGTCGCCTGCCCCTGCCACCACGGCGGCGACCCCGACGCCTCGCCGGATCACCCTGGCCGACGTCGACCGGATCGCCTCGGTGCGCGACCCGCAACGGTCGCCCGACGGGCAGTGGGTCGCCTACGCGGTCAGCACCGTGGACGTCGCCAAGGACAAGTCCGACACCGACATCTGGATGGTGAAGTGGGACGGGTCCGAGACCGTGCGCCTGACGTCGGCCGGCGAGTCCGAGTCGTCGGCGCGGTGGAGCCCCGACGGCAAGTGGATCTCCTTCCTTCGCCAGGACGAGAAGAAGAAGTCGCAGGTCTGGACGCTCAGCCGCCTCGGCGGTGAAGCGCAGAAGCTCACCGACATCGCCGGCGGCGTGTCCGACTACGTCTGGGCGCCGGACGGGCGGTCGCTCGTGCTCGTGTCGCGCGACGTCGATCCCACCGCGGGCGAGGACAAGCCGGACAAGGCCCCCAAGCCGATCGAGATCGAGACCTTCAAGTTCAAGCGCGACATGGTCGGCTACGTCGACGGCAAGTTGCGCACGCACCTCTACCTGTTCGACGTCGCCGCGAAGACGACCACGCAGCTGACCAGCGGCGCCTGGGACGACTCCGCCCCGGCGATCTCCCCTGACGGCCGTCACGTCGCGTTCCTCAGCGCCCGCTCGGACGCCCGCGAGAAGTCCAGCGTGCGCGAGGTGTACGTCGTCGAGGCGAAGGCCGGGGCGACGCCGCGGCAGGTGAGCACGAAGGTGGCCCGTCACGCCGATCCCCTCGCGTTCAGCCCGGACGGGTCGAAGCTCCTCTACATGGAGGGCGGCGACCCGCGCTACGACGCGTATGAGCAGTTCCACATCGCGGTCGTGCCGGTGGCCGGCGGTCCGGCCGTGAACCTCACGCCGACGCTCGACCGCCCCGTCGGGGACGCCGTGTGGTCCCGGGACGGCTCGCGCATCACCTTCGTCGTCGCCGACGATCGCGAGCGGTACGTGGCGACGGTGCCTGCCGCTGGCGGCGCGGTGACGCGCGTGACCAGGGGGCAGCAGGTCGTGAGCAGCCTCGCCGAGAGCCGCGCCGACGGCAACGTCGCCCTCGTGGTCAGCACGCCGACGCAGGCCGACGAGATCTTCGCGCTCGACGGCGGCACGCTGCGCAAGCTGACCACGCACAACGACTGGATGGCCAGGGAACTCACCCTGGGCACGCTGAAGCCCGTGGAGTTCACCAACAAGGAAGGCGTGCGCATCGGCGCGCTGCTGACGCTGCCGCCGGGGACGACCACGGCGAGCAAGCTGCCGTTCGTCCTGCACATCCACGGCGGCCCCAACGGCCAGGACAACTACGGCTTCATGTTCGACCGCGAGTGGATCGCCGCCAACGGCTACGCGGTGCTGCAGGTGAACTACCGCGGCAGCCACGGCCGCGGCCAGGCCTTCCAGTCGGCCATCTACGGCGACTGGGGGAACAAGGAAGTCGCCGACCTGCTGGCGGGCGTGGACTGGGCGATCAAGGAAGGCATCGCCGACCCCAACCGTCTCGGCATCGGCGGCTGGAGCTACGGCGGCATCCTGACCAACTACACCATCGCGAGCGACCCGCGCTTCAAGGGCGCGGTCAGCGGCGCCGGCAGCTCGCTGCAACTCACGATGTACGGCACCGACCAGTACATCGTGCAGTACGAGACCGAGATGGGCCAGCCCTGGAAGAACATGGAGCGCTGGATGAAGGTCTCCTACCCGTTCTTCAAGGTCGAGCAGATCCGCACGCCGACGATGTTCATGGCCGGCGAGAAGGACTTCAACGTGCCGGCGATCGGCAGCGAGCAGATGTACCAGGCACTCAAGTCGATCGGTACGCCCACCAGGCTGGTGATCTACCCCGGCCAGTTCCACGGCATCACGCGACCGAGCTACCGCCGCCACCGCCTCGAACAGTGGGTGAAGTGGTTCGACACCTACGTGAAGACCGGCGCCGGCGCGCCGACGACGGCCGGAGCGGCGGCGACGTCCGGCCGCGACTGA
- a CDS encoding (2Fe-2S)-binding protein, with protein MAQPSTPTAPTVQFTVNGEARSFSGDPQTPLLWVLRDTLKLTGTKFSCGIGLCGACTVHMDGRPIRSCATPVSMLAGKKIVTIEGLAPAGGEHPLQAAWKKHQVPQCGYCQSGQIMQAAALLASRPNATDAQIESYMEGILCRCGTYQRIRAAIKEAQAAGRQA; from the coding sequence ATGGCTCAACCGTCAACCCCCACGGCGCCCACCGTGCAGTTCACCGTCAATGGCGAGGCCCGGAGCTTCTCCGGCGACCCCCAGACGCCGCTGCTCTGGGTGCTTCGCGACACCCTCAAGCTCACCGGCACCAAGTTCTCCTGCGGCATCGGCCTCTGCGGCGCGTGCACCGTCCACATGGACGGCCGGCCGATCCGGTCCTGCGCGACGCCCGTGTCGATGCTTGCCGGCAAGAAGATCGTCACCATCGAGGGGCTCGCCCCCGCTGGCGGCGAGCATCCGCTGCAGGCGGCCTGGAAGAAGCACCAGGTGCCGCAGTGCGGCTACTGCCAGAGCGGCCAGATCATGCAGGCCGCGGCGTTGCTCGCCTCGCGCCCCAACGCCACCGACGCGCAGATCGAGTCCTACATGGAAGGCATCCTGTGTCGCTGCGGCACGTACCAGCGCATCCGCGCGGCCATCAAGGAGGCCCAGGCGGCCGGGAGGCAGGCATGA
- a CDS encoding BPSS1780 family membrane protein, with amino-acid sequence MEPRVVAARRGLDWLREGLDLFAMAPGTWLGITLLFSMMIVALSVIPFVGMLLSVAIPIFIGGLMLGCDAQRLGRPLEVRYLFNGFEAPRLQPLAVVGALYLAGSIVVMIPVIAVVVGTSVASAVAAVSASGAGSSSAGLGTLGLSAVLFGVGLLLVMAASILLSMTLWFAPALVVFRNIAPLEAMKASLRGALRNIGAFTIYTLSLLGVGLLVMLPLLAAILLAAARGTSGGDLTPMLAIAIGGASLFALICIVLLMPPMWGAMYASYRDVFGDAGNLEFDM; translated from the coding sequence ATGGAACCGCGCGTCGTTGCGGCGAGGCGGGGCCTGGACTGGCTGCGCGAGGGGCTCGACCTGTTCGCCATGGCGCCGGGGACGTGGCTCGGAATCACGCTGCTGTTCTCGATGATGATCGTCGCGCTCTCGGTCATCCCGTTCGTCGGGATGTTGCTCAGCGTCGCCATCCCGATCTTCATCGGCGGCCTGATGCTCGGGTGCGACGCGCAGCGGCTGGGCCGGCCGCTCGAGGTGCGCTACCTGTTCAACGGGTTCGAGGCGCCGCGCCTGCAGCCGCTTGCGGTCGTCGGCGCGCTCTACCTGGCCGGATCCATCGTGGTGATGATCCCGGTCATCGCCGTGGTCGTCGGCACGAGCGTGGCCTCGGCCGTCGCGGCCGTGTCTGCCAGTGGTGCCGGGAGCTCGTCGGCCGGCCTGGGCACGCTCGGCCTGTCGGCCGTGCTGTTCGGCGTCGGCCTGCTGCTGGTGATGGCGGCCTCGATCCTCCTGTCGATGACCCTCTGGTTCGCGCCGGCGCTGGTGGTGTTCCGCAACATCGCCCCACTCGAGGCGATGAAGGCCAGCTTGCGCGGCGCGCTGCGCAACATCGGCGCGTTCACCATCTACACGCTGTCGCTGCTCGGCGTCGGCCTGCTGGTGATGCTGCCGTTGCTGGCCGCCATCCTGTTGGCGGCCGCCCGCGGCACGAGCGGCGGCGATCTGACGCCGATGCTCGCCATCGCGATCGGCGGTGCCAGCCTCTTCGCCCTCATCTGCATCGTGCTGCTGATGCCGCCGATGTGGGGCGCGATGTACGCCAGCTACCGCGACGTGTTCGGTGATGCTGGCAATTTGGAATTTGACATGTGA
- a CDS encoding YqgE/AlgH family protein, translated as MSARESASLAPTLLLSMPQMQDENFDRTVVLLCDHSADGAFGLVLNRPTTTAAAEAVAFDPPLSTTSGPLLWTGGPVEPQRGWILLGESIEEEAETEVAPGLYLSTSVELLRRVIQTMPSRARVLTGYAGWGPGQLDHELAASAWLTVDVDPGLIFDTPADQMWDAAIRRLGTQPGNLQVGQGVH; from the coding sequence ATGAGCGCCCGGGAGTCCGCCAGCCTCGCGCCGACCCTCCTGCTGTCCATGCCGCAGATGCAGGACGAGAACTTCGATCGCACGGTCGTGCTGTTGTGCGATCACTCCGCTGATGGGGCATTCGGCCTCGTGCTGAATCGTCCGACGACGACGGCGGCTGCCGAGGCGGTGGCCTTCGACCCGCCGCTCTCGACCACGAGCGGGCCGCTGCTGTGGACCGGGGGGCCGGTCGAGCCGCAACGGGGATGGATCCTGCTCGGCGAGTCCATCGAGGAAGAGGCCGAGACCGAGGTCGCGCCCGGGCTGTACCTGTCGACCTCGGTCGAACTCCTCCGGCGCGTGATCCAGACGATGCCGTCTCGTGCCCGCGTGCTCACCGGGTACGCCGGGTGGGGCCCGGGGCAACTCGATCACGAGCTGGCGGCGTCGGCATGGCTCACCGTGGACGTCGACCCTGGGCTCATCTTCGACACGCCCGCCGACCAGATGTGGGACGCCGCGATCCGCCGTCTGGGCACGCAGCCCGGGAACCTGCAGGTGGGACAGGGGGTTCATTGA
- the queG gene encoding tRNA epoxyqueuosine(34) reductase QueG, producing the protein MTKAVFSVDSLRAHALTLGFDLCGIAPVAQVARLDYLKQWVERGYAGDLHYLTRSVAARMDPTRVLPGARAAIVTGTIYNTNEPLSIAREAPGDARIARYAWGEDYHEVLGRRQHLLIGWLKEHAGARFEAVGYVDTGPVQEKALAAAAGLGWVGKHTCLINQELGSWLFLTVILTTLDLPTGTPVPDRCGTCTRCLDVCPTQAIVAPYVLDATRCLSYVSIESHEGIAAAQRDWLGSQVYGCDLCQDVCPWNNGAAVTDDPVWVARPLWRQATLAQVWRASDDELQASIRHSPMYRTKVWRLRRNFALAIAATGDAEARAALLEPRDPQVDPSFAHPVVIEHLAWARARIR; encoded by the coding sequence ATGACGAAGGCCGTGTTTTCCGTTGACTCCCTCCGCGCCCATGCCCTGACCCTGGGCTTCGACCTGTGCGGCATCGCGCCGGTCGCGCAGGTGGCGCGCCTCGACTACCTGAAGCAGTGGGTCGAGCGCGGATACGCGGGCGATCTGCACTACCTCACGCGCAGCGTCGCGGCGCGCATGGACCCGACGCGCGTGCTGCCCGGTGCGCGCGCGGCCATCGTCACCGGCACCATCTACAACACGAACGAGCCCCTCTCCATCGCGCGCGAGGCGCCCGGTGACGCACGGATCGCCCGCTATGCGTGGGGCGAGGACTATCACGAGGTCCTCGGTCGCCGGCAGCACCTTCTCATCGGCTGGTTGAAGGAGCACGCCGGAGCCCGGTTCGAGGCGGTGGGTTACGTCGACACCGGGCCAGTGCAGGAGAAGGCGCTCGCCGCGGCCGCCGGACTTGGCTGGGTCGGCAAGCACACGTGCCTGATCAACCAGGAGCTCGGGTCGTGGCTGTTCCTGACGGTCATCCTGACGACGCTCGACCTGCCGACCGGCACGCCCGTGCCGGATCGCTGCGGCACGTGCACGCGCTGCCTCGACGTGTGTCCCACGCAGGCCATCGTCGCGCCCTACGTCCTCGACGCGACGCGCTGCCTCTCGTACGTGTCGATCGAGTCGCACGAGGGCATCGCCGCCGCGCAGCGGGACTGGCTCGGATCGCAGGTGTACGGCTGCGACCTCTGCCAGGACGTGTGCCCGTGGAACAACGGCGCAGCGGTCACCGATGATCCGGTGTGGGTGGCTCGACCCCTGTGGCGACAGGCGACGCTGGCGCAGGTGTGGCGGGCCTCCGACGACGAGTTGCAGGCCAGCATCCGCCACAGCCCGATGTATCGGACGAAAGTGTGGAGGTTGCGCCGGAACTTCGCGCTGGCCATCGCCGCCACCGGCGATGCCGAGGCCAGGGCGGCGCTGCTCGAGCCGCGCGACCCGCAGGTGGATCCCTCCTTCGCGCACCCGGTCGTCATCGAGCACCTGGCGTGGGCGCGGGCGAGGATCAGGTGA